Below is a genomic region from Bradyrhizobium sp. 1(2017).
CTACCTGAGCATGCCATACCTGCTCGAGGGCATCGAGCTCACCCTCGAGGTGACCGCCCTCGGGCTCGGCGGCGGATTGATCCTCGGATTGATCCTCGCCGGAATGCAACTCTCGCGCTTCTGGCTGCTCTCGGCGATTGCGCGGGCCTACACCGTGATCTTCCGCGGCACGCCGCTGATCCTGCAAATGGTGTTCGCCTACGACGCGCTGCCGCATATTGGTATCAAGCTGCCGGCGGTGCTCGCGGCCGGCCTCGCACTTGCCTGCAACGAAGCGCCGTTCATCGCCGAGATGCTGCGAGCCGGCGTGCTCGGCGTCGATCGCGGCCAACGGACGGCCGGCCAGGCACTCGGCATGACGCCATCGGTGCTAATGCGCCGTGTGATCGCGCCGCAAGCGATCCGCACCATGATCCCGGCTTTCGGCAACGAAGCCGTCAGCGCGCTGAAGAATTCGTCGCTCGCCTCGGTGATCGCGGTGCAGGAACTGACCTTGCGCTCGACGCAATTGGCATCCTCCACCTTCGACTTCTTCTCGATCTTCTTCGCCTCCGGTCTTCTCTATCTCGTGCTGACCGCCACGATCAGCGTGATCCAGCTGTTCGTCGAATGGCTGCTCGATCTCGACCGTACGACCCGCCGCCAGCGCAAGCTCGCCGACTATCTGCCATGGCGCCGCGTCGATCTCGCCAGCAAACTCGAGCTTGCGGAGGCACCGGCGGATGAGCCTGAGCCGGTGAGGGCAGAACTTGTCGATACGCCCCCGCGCGCCCTGACCAAGGAAGAACGCGCTCGCCGGGCGGCCACGATCGCGCGCAACAATATCGCGGTCGAAGTAAAGGACCTGACCAAGACCTACGGCTCGCAAAAGGTGCTCGATGGCCTCGACCTGACGGTCCGCATCGGCGAGGTGGTGGCGCTGCTCGGCCCCAGCGGTTCCGGCAAGAGCACGCTGCTCCGCTGCATCAATCATCTGGAGAACTGGGAATCCGGCACCGTGCGCGTCGGCGGCCGCCGCCTCGGGTTCGGCGAGAACGGTAAGCCGTTGTCGCCCCGCGCTCTCTCGAACGAACGCGCCAGCGTCGGCGTCGGGATGGTGTTCCAGCAGTTCAACTTGTTTGCCCATTTGTCGGCCCGGGAGAACATCGCCGGTCCGTTGCGCTGGGTGCACGGCATGACCCGTATCGATGCCAACCGTCGCGCCACGGAGCTGCTCGACCGCGTCGGTCTCTCTCATCGCGCAGACGCGCTGCCGCGGCATCTCTCCGGCGGGCAGCAACAGCGCGTCGCTATCGCCCGCGCGCTCGCGCCGAATCCGAGCGTGCTGCTGCTGGACGAGCCGACCTCAGCGCTCGATCCCGAATTGGTCAACGAGGTGCTGGAGGTCATCCGCCGCCTCGCCATCGACGACGGCCTAACCATGATCATCTCGACCCATCAGATCCGCTTCGCCGACGAAGTTGCCGACCGCGTCGCGTTCCTGAGCGGTGGCGCGATCATCGAGGAGGGGCCCGCTCACGAGGTGCTCTCCAATCCCCGTAATCCGCTGACGGCGCGTTTCCTCAACGTGATGGAAGCCGACAAGACTCCGGACACGGTGCCATGAGCATCGTCTCTCCAAGGTTCAAGACCGCGTTCCCCGAAGAGGCCATCTCATGAAGCATTTCACGCTGCCAGTGTCGCCGAAGACCGTGCACTGGGGCTATTTCTCCAAGAAGGTAACGCCGGCGTTGACCCTGCGCTCAGGGGATCGCGCCACGATCGAGACGCTGACCCATCACGCCAATGACGATTACGAGCGCATGATCCAGGGCGATCCCGGCGCCGAGAGCGTGTTTCAGTGGACGCGCGAGCACAAGGCGGTGGCGCGGCGTGGCTCGGGTCCCGTCGAGGGCCCGTTCATCCGCGGTGCAGGCGAGGGGATCGGCGTGCACCTGCTCACCGGCCCCGTCGCGATCGAAGGCGCCGAACCCGGCGACATTCTCGAAGTGCGCATCCTCGACGTCCGACCGCGCCCGAGCTGCAGCGCCTGCCATGCCGGCCGCTGCTTCGGCTCCAACGTTGCGGCGAACTGGGGCTTTCACTATCACGATCTGATCGAAGAGCCGAAGCCCCGGGAGGTCGTCACCATCTTCGAACTGGACACCTCCGGCGAGCCTTACGCAAAGGCAGTCTACAACTACGTCTGGACGCCGCAGACCGATCCAGACGGCATCGTGCATCCGACCATCGATTATCCCGGTGTGCGCGTCGATCATGCGACCATCACCAAGCGCGAGAACATCCTGTCCAGCGTGAAAGTGCCGGCGCGCTTGCATTTCGGCACCATGGGGCTCGCCCCATCGGAAGCCGAGTTCGTCAGCTCGATCCCGCCGAGCTATACCGGCGGCAATATCGATGACTGGCGCATCGGCAAAGGAGCGCGGATGTTCTATCCAGTCGCGGTACCCGGCGCCTATTTCTCGGTCGGCGATCCCCACGCAGCCCAGGGCGACAGCGAACTCGGTGGCACCGCGATCGAGACGTCGCTGACCGGCGATTTCGAATTCATCCTGCACAAGAAGGCCGATCTCGCCGGCACCAGCCTGGACGGCCTCGATCATCCGATGCTCGAGACAGACCATGCCTGGTCGTTCTACGGCTTCACCTATCCGAACTATCTCGCAAGCCTCGGTGCTGATGCGCAAACGGAGATTGCCAATCACTCCAGTCTCGACCGTGCGATGCGCGATGCGTTCCGGAAGGTTCGTCGTTTCCTGATGACGGTGCATCGCCTCAGCGAAGACGAGGCGATCTCGCTGCTGTCGGTTGGCGCCGATTTCGGTGTCACGCAGGTTGTTGATGCCAATTGGGGGGTGCACGGCACGATCCGCAAAAACATCTTCCGGTGCGACTAATGCCTTGAGGCGCAGTCCGTTTTCGGGATGAACGCGTGACAGATCAACCTCATTTGCGGCCCGTCGGCGCGACGGACGAACGCCTTCGTCTGGCACAGAGGTTGCTTCGATCGACCGCAATGTGGGTCGATCCGATGAGTTTCCGTCCGTTCACGAGCGAGTCCTACGCACAAGACGACCGCCCCGAGGCATGGCGGGACGTGCTGGCGGCGGTCGGCCTGCAACCTGCGGGCGGCCACTGCTTCTTCGATGGCCACGCGACCGCGTCACATCGTCATGCTGACGGTGTGGCGCTGACCCGCATGGTCGCGGGCGCGCAGAGCGTTGGTCCGCTGTCGCGGACGAACGAAGATCTTCCGATCGCACTGATTCCGGTCGAGGACGGCATGGTGCTGAAGAGCGCCGGCGGCCATCGCATCATTCCCATCGGTCACCTCGTGCTGCTGCCGCGCAACGGTGACTGGAGCATCGCATTCCAGCGCGACATGCGCGCCATCGTCCTGTCGATAACATCGGATGCGCTGCATAGGCGCCACTCGGGCAAGCCGCGGCTCGATGAGCCGCGCGTCGTTCCGCCCGGCGGCTTTGCGGACGTGTTCGCACGGCTCTTGGACGCGACCGCACGCACGCTCGACACATTGAGCGATGCCGAATGGAATTCTCTCGCGCAGTCGCTCGTCGATCTGCAGCTCACTCTCACGCATCAATTGGCGGCCTCGAGCGCCGACGCCGGATCGAGTGCGACGCAGGCCGCGCTGCTGCACCGGATCTGCCAGACCATCGAGCGCCGCCTCGACGATCCCGATCTGGTGCCGGCGCGGGTTGCGGAGGCCGAAGGGATCTCCGAACGTTATTTGCAAAAGCTGTTCGAGACGGTTGGCGACAACTTTACCCA
It encodes:
- a CDS encoding amino acid ABC transporter permease/ATP-binding protein, whose amino-acid sequence is MSLFLHYLSMPYLLEGIELTLEVTALGLGGGLILGLILAGMQLSRFWLLSAIARAYTVIFRGTPLILQMVFAYDALPHIGIKLPAVLAAGLALACNEAPFIAEMLRAGVLGVDRGQRTAGQALGMTPSVLMRRVIAPQAIRTMIPAFGNEAVSALKNSSLASVIAVQELTLRSTQLASSTFDFFSIFFASGLLYLVLTATISVIQLFVEWLLDLDRTTRRQRKLADYLPWRRVDLASKLELAEAPADEPEPVRAELVDTPPRALTKEERARRAATIARNNIAVEVKDLTKTYGSQKVLDGLDLTVRIGEVVALLGPSGSGKSTLLRCINHLENWESGTVRVGGRRLGFGENGKPLSPRALSNERASVGVGMVFQQFNLFAHLSARENIAGPLRWVHGMTRIDANRRATELLDRVGLSHRADALPRHLSGGQQQRVAIARALAPNPSVLLLDEPTSALDPELVNEVLEVIRRLAIDDGLTMIISTHQIRFADEVADRVAFLSGGAIIEEGPAHEVLSNPRNPLTARFLNVMEADKTPDTVP
- a CDS encoding acetamidase/formamidase family protein; amino-acid sequence: MKHFTLPVSPKTVHWGYFSKKVTPALTLRSGDRATIETLTHHANDDYERMIQGDPGAESVFQWTREHKAVARRGSGPVEGPFIRGAGEGIGVHLLTGPVAIEGAEPGDILEVRILDVRPRPSCSACHAGRCFGSNVAANWGFHYHDLIEEPKPREVVTIFELDTSGEPYAKAVYNYVWTPQTDPDGIVHPTIDYPGVRVDHATITKRENILSSVKVPARLHFGTMGLAPSEAEFVSSIPPSYTGGNIDDWRIGKGARMFYPVAVPGAYFSVGDPHAAQGDSELGGTAIETSLTGDFEFILHKKADLAGTSLDGLDHPMLETDHAWSFYGFTYPNYLASLGADAQTEIANHSSLDRAMRDAFRKVRRFLMTVHRLSEDEAISLLSVGADFGVTQVVDANWGVHGTIRKNIFRCD